A segment of the Symmachiella macrocystis genome:
CCCGATTCGATCTTGCCGGGGACATAGGATTCAACCGCTTTTTCCAATAGGGGTTGCGCCGCTTTCGCCCGGCCAATGCGATACATGCTCAAGCCGAGTGCGTAGGCCCATTGCGCCTCGTATTCTTCGGTCAAGGCCCGTTCCTGCGCCTCTTCCAAGAAACTCTTGGCCACCAGATATTTTTGTTCCCGGCCTTCGTCTTCGGTCAATTTCTCGGCTTGCCGAAACGCCACGATGCCCAGAATGAATTGGTCGCCGCCTGGAAAATCTGGATCCTGGAAACCTTCTTGCTGGATTTCCTGAGCGATGCGCGCCGCGGGTCCGTCATCTCCGGTTTTTAAAAATTCGAGAGCCGCTATCAATTTCTCGGAGTTCGTTGGCCCTTCCTCGCGTGTGGCGATGTAGATCCCGGCGAACAACAACAAGAAACCGACCGTCGTAAAACCGGCCAATTTCAAATTCGCCGGCGTTACCCAATCCTGCACGCCGCTGGCCACGCCCCGAAACTTGTCCATCAATCTGGCCACAAGCCCCAACGGAGGTTCGAAATCACCGACGTTTTCCAAACCCTCTACGCTCGGCGCATCGGCCAGAGCCGTATCTGATTCCGGTAGTCCGGATTCGGATTGTTGGGGTTCGGTCGCCATGGAGGGACGTCCGCTAAGTTAGGAATGAAACGCGTGACTCATCTTGAATGAATATCCAAGAAGAACGAGTCGCAAATGTTGGTGAAGTGTGGTCGGAATGGAGAGGTGTCTAAATGCCGTCGGAATGCGTGATTGCAGACCTGCCCGCATTCGCGGTGTAGGAAACAGCCTCGCGCAACGGATAGGCAGCGGTCAGACGCGATGCGCCATGGCTGCAGGTTCGTCAATGCGTATATATGTGAGAGAGTGTCTGTGAAGAGGGAGCGTGTAATACCCGCAACCGTTCGATTCTGTCAAGATGGCTTGCGCTGTGAATCGTTATTATACAGCTGCGTCCGACCCCTGTCTCAGAACAGATTTTTCTCTCACAACGGACGGATCAATTGCCCTTGATGGGCTACTTGGAATTGCGTAGTATTCCGCCCCCTCTCTCACTCACATTTTCGACAACTCATCATTTCTGGAACACCGACAAATTCGCGTGGCGCACGTTGCTCGCCCACCGAATTTTATGCGAGGATTTTCTCGTGATCGTACTTCAACAACGAGAAGCTTTGTGGAAACTGCTACCTATGAAATGCGCGTTCACTGTCGTTCTGTTGACACTTTACCTCTCGGGTATCGCCGCGGCCCAGTCGAGTTCGGCCGCTGAATATCAGGTCTATCCGCTACGGCATAAATCGGCGACTGAAGTCGAGAAAATGCTGGAGGAGCTACTGGATAATCTCGACGACACCACGCATTTGGTCGCTGATCGTCAAAACAATCAAATCTTGCTCCGCGGGCCGAAAAACGCTCAACAGATTGCGCAGCAGTTGATCAAATCGGTAGATCGCAATTCGAAGGCAACTACGGCGCCGGTTGAGACGAAGCCGGTTGTCCAATCCTATGCCATCGAGCCTGCCGGACTGCAAGAAGCGGCCGACAGCCTCCGCAAACGATTCCAAGAGAACCGTAAGGTCCGTGTCGCAATTGATGTCGATGCTTCGCGGTTACTCGTTGTGGCACCGCAGCAAATTCATGACTGGATCTCGTCGCGATTGGACGAACCGACACCGCCGCTAGAAATCCAAGAGGTGGAACGGACCATCACGCTCAATGGAGGTCCACAACCACGTCAGCCCGTAGAGCAACCGTCGACCGACCAGCCGCGTGAATTGTTTGTCTCGTTGATCAATTCTCAAGCAGCCGACATCCTGCCAATGTTGCGACAGTTGTTCGGCAAGCGCATGCAACCGATCCGCGTCAACGAAAGTCCCAAACAGAGTTATGTTCTCTCGAAAATTGCCGGACACGATGTCGAAATCACCATCGACCGCCGTCGCAATCAGTTTTTGGTGTATGGACAGGACCAAGCCGTTGCTCAAGTCGCGAGACTCGTACGGGCACTCGATAGTCGCGAGACAACCGAAGGCCGCCGGATTCGTATCCTCGCACTTCGACGCAGTAGTCCTGACAAGGTCGAGGAAGCCGTTCGCGCCTACCGCGGTGAAAAAACCAAACTAAAATCACCAAAAGCTGTCCGTGAAATATCCGGGGATAAAGGGACGCACCTCATCACTGATTCGCAAGTCCGCCCGGCCAATTTTGCCTTCCAAGAAACAGACACCAACAACGATTCCGCCCCGGTACTGGATCCGGACGGACCCATGGACGCCCAGGACGCCGAGCTAGACCGCCAACGCGAACGGTTGCGGGAGTTGGGGACCGATGTCGAAGTCGAAACATTGCCTGATTTGGACGTGATCATTCTGCGGGGACGCGATCGTGACGTCGAAGAAATGACCCGCATCATCAATGAAATTGAACGACTCAGCGCCGAAGCGGAACCGGAAATCGATGTCGTGCTGCTCAAGCATGTCGATAGCCAACAATTATCAACGTTAATCACCGGTGTGCTTCCCGATTTAATCGGTGGCCGACAAGGTCGCGTAGAGCAAACACCGCTGATCACGCCCAATGCACTGCTCTTGATTGGCTGGGGCGAAGCGCTGGAGGTGCTGAAGGAATTGATCGCCTCGCTGGACAGTCCCGTAGACCCCAACTCGCAATTGCGCGTCTTTCGGCTGAAACACGCTCCGGCAGCACAGGCGCAGCAAACCGTACAACAATATTTCACCAATCGTCCGGGATTGGCCGCGTCGGTGCGTGTCACAGCTGACCCGCGCACCAATGCGTTGCTCATCCAAGCAGCACCGCGAGACATGCGGGATGTGGCGCTGTTAATCAGCCGGATTGATGTCGCCGAAAGTTCATCGGTTCACCAGGCTCGAATCTTCTCGTTGAAGAACTCCTTGGCAGCCGACGTCGCCCAAGTTTTGACACAAGCAATTACAGGTGCCGCCGGTGGTGGCGGACAGGCCTCTTCGGTGTTGGAACTGCTGGCGATCGATACGGCTGGCAAAAAAGTCCTCAAATCGGGGCTGTTGAACAATGTTCAAATCACACCCGACCCGCGTAAAAATACGCTCGTCGTTTCCGCACCGCCCGAAAGCATGGAGCTGTTGGGCGAGCTGATTCGCCAACTCGATGAAACACCGGTGGACACCGCACAAATTAAAGTGTTTCGGATCATCAACAGCGACGCGGCCGACTTGGTGCAGATGCTGCGGTCGTTGCTGCCGACACAAACCGGCGCCGGTGCCGGCCCCCAACTCCCCGGTGCCGAAGGGGAAACCTCACTCGCGCCATTGCGATTCGCCATCGACACGCGCACCAACAGTATTATCGCCACCGGTTCGGCGGGTCATTTGCGAATCATCGAAGCATTGTTGCTACGTTTGGATGAACGCGAAGTCAAACTGCGGCAGAATATCGTGTATCGTTTGAAAAACGTTTCGGCGACAGATGTCGCCCGCGCAATTGGCGATTTCTTACGCAGTGAACGACAAATTCAATTGGCGTCCCCGGGCGGTTTGAGTGCTTTTCAACAGATCGAACGCGAAGTGGTTGTTGTGCCCGAACCGGTTGGGAACAACTTGATCGTCAGTGCCACACCACGGTTTTTTGAAGAGATCAAAACCATTGTCGAAAAACTCGACGAACAACCCCCCAAGGTCATGATCCAAGTATTGATCGCCGAAGTCGGCTTAAACGATACTGACGAATTTGGTGTGGAGTTGGGACTGCAAGATTCATTGCTTTTCGATCGCAGCCTGTTGAGCAATCTTACCGATTCACAAACCTTGACACGGACCGCCCAACAATCAACCGACCAAGGAATTATCACCGCGACCGAACAAGAAGTGATTGGAGCTACGTTCGAGCCGGGCTTTGACTTTAATCAGGCGGAACTCGGGAACAGCGGCAGCGCCCGATCGTTAGCGACTGCAGCTTCAGTGGCTGGCCAAGCATTGTCAAATTTTGCCGTGGGGCGCACAAACTCACAACTTGGCTACGGAGGTCTCGTCCTTTCGGCCGGTAGCGACAGCGTAAATATCCTGTTGCGGGCCTTGCACGAGAACAGACGTTTGGAAGTCCTTAGCCGTCCGCAAGTGACGACGCTGGATAATCAGCCAGCCTATATTCAAGTTGGTCAACGCGTGCCCCGCATCACCGGTTCTACAGTCGGGTTGACCGGTACGGTGAATAGTGTTGCATTAGAAAATGTCGGCTTGATTCTCGGCGTCACCCCGCGTATCAGCCCCGAAGGGATGGTGGTGATGGAAATCGACTCCGAAAAATCCGACGTGGGCAGCGATGCAGATGGAATACCCGTCTTGGTCTCCACCGATGGAACGATCGTCAAATCGCCCCGCATCAACGTCATCACGGCTCAGACAACCGTTAGCGCCGCTGATGGCGAAACAATCATTCTCGGCGGATTGATCACCAAACGCACGGAGGAAATTCGTCGCCGCGTTCCTTATCTTTCTGAGCTGCCTCTGCTTGGACAACTCTTCAGCTACGATTTTAATGCCGATCGGCGGACGGAATTATTGATCATTCTCACCCCGCACGTGATCCGTGACCAGCAAGATATGGAACGGGTCAAGATGGAAGAATACGCCCGCATGAGTTGGTGCGCTACCGACGTGTGCGAATTGCAAAATCACGATCCTCTGCTGTGTGGCGAATCGGGCTGCCCGATGTACAACGACGCCATTCCCGTGATATATCCCGACACCGATCCCCGCGGCGAAGGCATAACTCCCGCCCAGCCGGCTTTGATTCCCCAACCGCAAGAAGATGTGATCTATCCTAATTCTAACCCTCAAAGCCGCATCGATCGCCGTTCGGCAGTCCAGTCCTCCTGGGACGATGTCGAAACCTTGTTTCCTGACGACAATCCACAAGGGACGCCGAACCCGAATTTGAATGTCCGGTTACGGCGGATACGAAAAGCACAACCGTCCGATTCTCGTACGGGAATCCCTAAGGTCCTCTACAGCCCCGAAGGTTCCAACGGGCCGATTGTGCCCGATCAAATGACGCGGTAATTGCCTCAATCCTGATTGAATTTGTTCCGTCGACTTCCTATTCGATATGAGTGAAGGTTTCGTCCACGATGTTTATCAAAATCGTTGACAATCGTTTGTCCCATTGGGTTCTCTTAACCTGCGTGCTGGGGTTCAGCGGCTGCGTCGAATTCAAGATGCCCGCCACCATGCCTTGGTCAAAGGTTCCGCCGGAGGCAAAGCCCGCCGACGCAAAGTTTGCCGAGGACCAGGTGACGGATGCTGCTGACGAAGAACCGCTACCCCCGGTCGCGGTGCCGAATCGCCTTTCAGTGGTTTGGACCGACACGATCCTCAATCAACGGAATAAACCCTCCATACGCGGATTTGGCGGACGGATCATGTTCTACGTTGACAAAAGCAACATGGACGACAAACCCGCCGAGCCGTTGATTGTCGATGGAACGTTAACCGTCTATGCCTTTGGTGATGACAACGGGAAAGGCAAGGCGACCAAACCGGAGAAACGCTTTGTCTTTTTGCCCGAACAGCTGGCCAAACACCGCAGCAAGTCGGACATCGGACATTCCTATAGTGTCTGGTTGCCATGGGACGAGGTGGGCGGACCGCAACGACGTATTTCGCTCTTCGTTCGATTCGAACCGACTCAAGGTGGCGCGGTGATGTCCGATGCCGCTCCGAAAATTCTGCCCGGCGCGCTGCCCGAAGAAACTGTAGCGACAACAACCGCTGAAAAACCCACTTCTCATGGATCGCCGATCGAACAAGCCGCCGCACAGCGCGATGCGTCACTCGGCGTTGTTCAAGCGGGTGGCCCGATCGAATCGTCCGGAGCGCGGCTTCAGAAGTTTATTGACCACCAACGAGATCACTTATACAGCATTGAACCGGTCGGCTATGAATCACAAGCTGCCGTGAAAGAATCGAACAAAGAAGCGATGTCGACCGTGACAATCGATGTTCCAGCGGCGTTTGTCGACCACTCGGGGTCGCCAGTGAACGCACAGGATACAGAACAAACGAGCCCCCATCAGGCCGAGTCAAAGGGCGCAACTAATTCGCAGCCGGCGGCGCCAGCGGAGGTGCATCCGCCTCAGTCCCTGGCTCAGGAGGCAGCGGCGGCAACTTCAACTCGGTATTCACGGTCAGGTCGTTTTGTACGTGATCGATTCCGGGTTCGAAAGTGGCAAGCAGAGCAGCTAGCCGACGATCCGATTCGGAGGCAACCTCACCCCGCAACGTGGCCGTCGGACCTGAGACCACCACCTCAATCTCCCCCAGTTGCCGAAATGAATCTGATTCCTCAAGTCGATACGCAATAACGGTCGGTTCGGCCCTTTGCCGATGAGGGACATCAAAGCGAATCACCAGCCTGGGATAATACAGCGATGTCGCACTGCGCGGCGGAAGCGGCTTGTTGATTCGCGCACTTTCATCGGGTGGCGGACGCAAGCCGGTAGTCGTCGAGGTCACGTTGCCCGTCGTGGTGGCTTGCTCCGAACCGACAAAACTAGTGACGTCCTGCGAGTCCGAACCGACAAACGCGCGACGGCTGCGATTGCCGCGAATGAATCGCTCATTCCCGGTCACCGAACCGGTATCGGCGGCGGCAGCGCCGGGGCTCGCTCGCCTCGACAACGAACTGCCGCCCAATGTCCGTTTACCAAACAATTGGGCTTCGGCAGCGCGCGGTGCAACCGCCAAAATCGTTACGACCAACAGGGGCAGCATCCAGCGCGTCATCATAGCATTCACCGTCGAGAATTAGAGACCTATGCTTGTCTTCGGTCGCAAGCGGGCCGACGTCTGAATAGTCTACCACAACGGTGCATAGTCGTTACAGTTTGCGTTGTTTTTGGGGGTGCGTCTCCACGAGATGTCGAGCACACGTCGAAATGGCTCCACTCGTTCTTTCAACGCACGTTTCAATCGCCTCAACCTCAAGAGGCGCTTGAGGATTTGAAATTTTTCCGTAGTGAAGACAGCAAAAAGCCTTGTGCTGCAGAAGCTGGGGTTGAGACACGAGTCCAGGAAGAAAAACGATCTACTGCTTAAATGAGCGAAGTCGGCGGTGTTTCTATCTCCTGAACAATGAATATGTAGTCGTCAATCGACTCCTCTCGTGACCAGTCGGGTTGGGACAAGTAACGCTGATCAATGTCATTGCGAATTGCGCGGGCGCTATAACGGTTCAACCACAATCGCGGTTCCATAGAGACGCGTGGTTGTGCGCGATCGTGGTATTGGGTGGGTGAACCCGTTAATCTGAAGACAATAAACGGCAAACCACAGACCACGAACTCCCGTTGCCAGGAAACCCGTGACAGAATCGGCAGTGCGACTCCCTCGACTGAAGATGAGTCTGGAAAGGCCCATTCCATGAAATACTTTCTGACGGTGATTTGCGCTTTGACACTCCTGCCCCTCACGGCCGGCGCCGCCGAGCGCCCCAACGTGCTGGTGATCCTTGCCGACGACCTGGGCTACTCCGATATCGGTTGTTACGGTGGCGAGATTGAAACGCCGAATCTAGACGCCCTTGCCAAAGACGGTTTGCGGTTTACGCAGTTCTATAACACCGCCCGCTGTTGGCCGACGCGAGGGGCGCTGCTGACCGGTTATTATGCGCAGCAGATTCGCCGCGATAGCCTACCGGGAATTCCCAGCGGTGGGCGGGGGAAACGGCCGCAGTGGGCGCGGCTGTTGCCCGACATGCTCAAGCCGCTCGGCTATCGCAGCTACCACTCCGGCAAATGGCACGTCGACGGCCTGCCGCTGCAGTGTGGATTCGACCGCTCGTATTACGTGCAAGACCAAGGCCGGTTCTTTAATCCGAAAGTGCATTACGAAGACGACCAGAAACTCCCACCCGTCGAACCGGGCGGTGACTATTACGCCACCAATGCCATCGCCGACCATGCAGTCCGCACCTTGAAAGAGCATGCGGAGAAACATGGCGAAACGCCCTTTTTTCATTACCTAGCCTTCACCGCCCCGCACTTTCCGTTGCATGGATTGCCCGAAGACATCGCCAAATATCGCGAACAATATCGCGCTGGCTGGGAAAAGGTGCGCGACGCGCGATGGCAAGGCATTCAAGAAATCGGTTTAGTCGACGGCGAATTGTCTGACGTCGAACCCGATATCGGCCCGCCCTACCACTTCCCCAAGGCGCTAGAAATCCTCGGCCCGGGGGAAGTCAATCGCCCCCTGCCCTGGGAGACAATGACAGCTACGCAACAGGAATTTCAAGCCACCAAGATGGCAATTCACGCGGCAATGATTGACCGTGTCGACCGCGACATCGGCCGCGTGCTCGCGCAGTTGCGTGCCATGGGCGCGCTGGACAACACGTTGATCTTGTTTCTCTCAGACAATGGCGGCAGCGCTGAGATTATGGTTCGCGACGATGGTCACGACCCGGCCGCCGCTCCCGGCTCCGCCGCGACATATCTCTGCTTGGGACCGGGTTGGTCGACGACCTCCAACACCCCCTTCCGCCGTCACAAAACTTGGGTGCACGAAGGAGGCATCTCCACGCCTTTGATCGCGCATTGGCCGGCGGGAATTTCAGCCAAGGGAGAATTGCGACAGAATGTTGGACACGTCATCGACATCGTCCCCACGATTCTCGATATCGCCGGCGGCGCGCCGCTGAAAACTTGGAACGACCAACCGGTCCCCCCCGCACCGGGCAAAAGCCTCGTCCCAGCGTTCGCGAAGGACGACACGGTCAAGCGGGATTCACTGTGGTGGTCGCACGAAGGCAATCGCGCGCTGCGCGTCGGCAATTGGAAATTGGTTGCCGCGCGCGACGACGACTG
Coding sequences within it:
- a CDS encoding sulfatase-like hydrolase/transferase encodes the protein MKYFLTVICALTLLPLTAGAAERPNVLVILADDLGYSDIGCYGGEIETPNLDALAKDGLRFTQFYNTARCWPTRGALLTGYYAQQIRRDSLPGIPSGGRGKRPQWARLLPDMLKPLGYRSYHSGKWHVDGLPLQCGFDRSYYVQDQGRFFNPKVHYEDDQKLPPVEPGGDYYATNAIADHAVRTLKEHAEKHGETPFFHYLAFTAPHFPLHGLPEDIAKYREQYRAGWEKVRDARWQGIQEIGLVDGELSDVEPDIGPPYHFPKALEILGPGEVNRPLPWETMTATQQEFQATKMAIHAAMIDRVDRDIGRVLAQLRAMGALDNTLILFLSDNGGSAEIMVRDDGHDPAAAPGSAATYLCLGPGWSTTSNTPFRRHKTWVHEGGISTPLIAHWPAGISAKGELRQNVGHVIDIVPTILDIAGGAPLKTWNDQPVPPAPGKSLVPAFAKDDTVKRDSLWWSHEGNRALRVGNWKLVAARDDDWELYDLHGDRTEQHNLAAKHPDKVDDMRRKWEQLEYEFRQFATRDLPQSSLLPRKELILPGKSFFVADRPAFIFYPPREKRCKPQPWILYAPTLPGLPDRHEKWMHEQFLAAGVAVAGIDIGESFGSPRGQKLYNALHRELTTKRGFAQKPCLLGRSRGGLMITSWAAAHPEKVAGIAGIYPVLDLTAYPGVDKAAGAYGLTAEQLQNRLAKHNPIENVEALARAGVPAFFIHGDSDKVVPLETNSAEFVRRYKAAGAESLVQLVIADGQGHNYWDGFFHCQELIDFAVKQATATTEK
- a CDS encoding BON domain-containing protein, yielding MTSTTTGLRPPPDESARINKPLPPRSATSLYYPRLVIRFDVPHRQRAEPTVIAYRLEESDSFRQLGEIEVVVSGPTATLRGEVASESDRRLAALLATFEPGIDHVQNDLTVNTELKLPPLPPEPGTEADAPPLAPPAAN
- a CDS encoding secretin N-terminal domain-containing protein, with product MKCAFTVVLLTLYLSGIAAAQSSSAAEYQVYPLRHKSATEVEKMLEELLDNLDDTTHLVADRQNNQILLRGPKNAQQIAQQLIKSVDRNSKATTAPVETKPVVQSYAIEPAGLQEAADSLRKRFQENRKVRVAIDVDASRLLVVAPQQIHDWISSRLDEPTPPLEIQEVERTITLNGGPQPRQPVEQPSTDQPRELFVSLINSQAADILPMLRQLFGKRMQPIRVNESPKQSYVLSKIAGHDVEITIDRRRNQFLVYGQDQAVAQVARLVRALDSRETTEGRRIRILALRRSSPDKVEEAVRAYRGEKTKLKSPKAVREISGDKGTHLITDSQVRPANFAFQETDTNNDSAPVLDPDGPMDAQDAELDRQRERLRELGTDVEVETLPDLDVIILRGRDRDVEEMTRIINEIERLSAEAEPEIDVVLLKHVDSQQLSTLITGVLPDLIGGRQGRVEQTPLITPNALLLIGWGEALEVLKELIASLDSPVDPNSQLRVFRLKHAPAAQAQQTVQQYFTNRPGLAASVRVTADPRTNALLIQAAPRDMRDVALLISRIDVAESSSVHQARIFSLKNSLAADVAQVLTQAITGAAGGGGQASSVLELLAIDTAGKKVLKSGLLNNVQITPDPRKNTLVVSAPPESMELLGELIRQLDETPVDTAQIKVFRIINSDAADLVQMLRSLLPTQTGAGAGPQLPGAEGETSLAPLRFAIDTRTNSIIATGSAGHLRIIEALLLRLDEREVKLRQNIVYRLKNVSATDVARAIGDFLRSERQIQLASPGGLSAFQQIEREVVVVPEPVGNNLIVSATPRFFEEIKTIVEKLDEQPPKVMIQVLIAEVGLNDTDEFGVELGLQDSLLFDRSLLSNLTDSQTLTRTAQQSTDQGIITATEQEVIGATFEPGFDFNQAELGNSGSARSLATAASVAGQALSNFAVGRTNSQLGYGGLVLSAGSDSVNILLRALHENRRLEVLSRPQVTTLDNQPAYIQVGQRVPRITGSTVGLTGTVNSVALENVGLILGVTPRISPEGMVVMEIDSEKSDVGSDADGIPVLVSTDGTIVKSPRINVITAQTTVSAADGETIILGGLITKRTEEIRRRVPYLSELPLLGQLFSYDFNADRRTELLIILTPHVIRDQQDMERVKMEEYARMSWCATDVCELQNHDPLLCGESGCPMYNDAIPVIYPDTDPRGEGITPAQPALIPQPQEDVIYPNSNPQSRIDRRSAVQSSWDDVETLFPDDNPQGTPNPNLNVRLRRIRKAQPSDSRTGIPKVLYSPEGSNGPIVPDQMTR